In Musa acuminata AAA Group cultivar baxijiao chromosome BXJ3-9, Cavendish_Baxijiao_AAA, whole genome shotgun sequence, a single genomic region encodes these proteins:
- the LOC135584911 gene encoding squamosa promoter-binding-like protein 12 → MRSLMMDWNANASLLWDWDNHAPFGGNCKLSAGGGGGGVSSGSELGNGSSSKSTISASFDSSSKAGKEPEFVANPRNHDKNRFLQESDCPPVAVLAAGLEESQIGLKLGKRTYFEDVSAESNAKNPFSSLDSASAATALAKKSRVTHQSAQSTFCQVEGCNVDLSEAKDYHRKHRVCVTHSKCPKVIVAGQERRFCQQCSRFHELSEFDQKKRSCRRRLSDHNARRRKPRPNLITFNSTDFSSSFYDDRHHMNLLWNKTLFGHMRSMASTTIEGSQNDKQTQMRGPWVKSTKELGIDEQLPLPNTQLSNGFFTLYHDVDKLLPLKGTAAEVLNQGSEASAGASNFDGAPDLRRALSLLSTNAWGSPDPGQPSSIVEFLDTNHHSTAEPMMPTLNSSGQFFPGQSLAQQAQLLPFTMHRDDNHPQGVQLQNRDTLFDPRQIH, encoded by the exons ATGCGATCTTTGATGATGGACTGGAACGCGAACGCTTCCTTGCTGTGGGATTGGGACAACCACGCGCCATTTGGAGGGAACTGCAAGCTGtccgccggcggcggcggcggcggcgtttcCTCTGGCTCAGAACTGGGGAATGGTTCCTCATCCAAGAGCACCATCTCTGCTTCCTTTGATTCCTCATCCAAAGCGGGAAAGGAACCGGAGTTTGTCGCGAATCCAAGGAATCATGACAAGAACAGATTTTTACAGGAGTCTGATTGTCCCCCAGTTGCGGTGCTGGCCGCTGGATTGGAGGAATCGCAGATAGGGCTAAAGCTTGGGAAGAGGACCTACTTTGAGGATGTTTCAGCTGAGAGTAATGCGAAGAATCCTTTTTCGTCGTTGGATTCTGCATCGGCGGCGACTGCTCTGGCTAAGAAGTCGAGAGTGACTCATCAGAGTGCACAGAGTACCTTCTGCCAAGTTGAAGGTTGTAATGTTGATCTCAGTGAAGCCAAGGACTATCACCGGAAACACAGGGTCTGTGTAACCCATTCCAAATGCCCCAAGGTTATCGTCGCCGGCCAGGAGCGCAGGTTTTGCCAGCAATGTAGCAG GTTCCATGAGTTGTCCGAGTTTGATCAGAAAAAGCGAAGCTGCCGTAGACGTTTGTCTGATCATAATGCACGACGTCGCAAGCCACGGCCTAACTTAATCACATTCAATTCAACAGATTTTTCATCTTCATTTTATG ATGATAGACATCATATGAACTTGCTATGGAATAAAACTCTGTTTGGTCACATGAGATCCATGGCAAGCACCACAATTGAAGGCTCACAAAATGACAAGCAAACACAAATGAGAGGCCCATGGGTGAAATCAACAAAAGAACTCGGCATTGATGAGCAGTTGCCTTTGCCAAACACCCAGCTATCAAATGGATTTTTCACACTTTATCATGATGTGGACAAGCTCTTACCACTCAAAGGCACTGCTGCCGAAGTACTCAATCAAG GTTCAGAGGCATCTGCCGGAGCTTCGAACTTCGACGGAGCACCAGATCTTCGGcgtgctctctctcttctgtcaaccAACGCATGGGGTTCTCCTGACCCTGGACAACCATCGTCCATCGTCGAGTTTCTTGACACTAACCACCACAGCACAGCGGAGCCCATGATGCCTACATTGAACTCCTCAGGTCAATTTTTTCCCGGACAGTCTCTGGCTCAGCAAGCTCAACTGCTTCCATTTACCATGCATAGAGATGACAACCATCCCCAGGGGGTtcagctgcaaaacagggacactCTTTTCGATCCCCGTCAGATCCATTGA